The following coding sequences lie in one Apium graveolens cultivar Ventura chromosome 3, ASM990537v1, whole genome shotgun sequence genomic window:
- the LOC141713279 gene encoding AT-hook motif nuclear-localized protein 27-like: MASYETSTPNSRYVHQLLPPELQLQTHSGAADEETTLEQDNSTAITTTSSGGEPGSSNRRVRGRPPGSKNRPKPPIIVTRDTPNALRSHVLEIAENADIMESVIKYARKRGRGVCIFSGSGTVSNVTLRQPGGSVITLQGRFELLSLTGTVLPPPAPPGAGGLSIFLSGGQGQVVGGSVVGPLMASTTVILIAASFANAVFERLPLEDQGEDVKVTPTNGGGECGTNNNNQVQSTASQSSSVTGGGSLFNVGPGNPGSNYPAAAAAAYNSADLFGWPAAGGNGNAARPPSY; the protein is encoded by the coding sequence ATGGCCAGTTACGAAACATCAACACCGAATTCTCGGTATGTTCACCAGCTTCTTCCACCGGAACTTCAACTACAAACTCATTCCGGCGCCGCCGACGAAGAAACCACCTTGGAACAAGACAACAGTACCGCCATCACAACCACAAGCTCAGGCGGTGAACCGGGAAGCTCAAATCGGCGTGTTCGTGGGCGGCCACCAGGGTCAAAGAACAGACCCAAGCCACCAATCATCGTAACTCGTGACACTCCCAACGCGCTCCGATCTCACGTTCTTGAAATAGCGGAAAACGCCGATATAATGGAAAGTGTTATTAAGTATGCTAGGAAAAGAGGAAGAGGTGTTTGTATCTTCAGTGGAAGTGGCACGGTTTCCAATGTGACTCTTCGGCAGCCGGGCGGGAGTGTTATCACTTTGCAGGGAAGGTTTGAGTTGCTTTCGCTTACGGGGACGGTGCTTCCGCCCCCGGCACCTCCAGGAGCTGGCGGGCTTTCCATATTCTTGTCAGGTGGACAAGGGCAGGTTGTTGGTGGTAGTGTGGTTGGGCCTTTAATGGCTTCAACCACGGTTATATTAATTGCTGCGTCTTTTGCTAATGCGGTGTTTGAACGATTACCATTGGAAGATCAGGGTGAAGATGTTAAGGTTACGCCTACTAATGGTGGTGGTGAATGTGGtactaataataataatcagGTTCAGTCTACGGCGTCACAGTCTTCAAGTGTAACCGGTGGTGGTTCATTGTTTAACGTGGGACCAGGCAATCCTGGGAGTAATTAtccagcagcagcagcagcagcataCAATTCAGCTGATTTGTTTGGATGGCCAGCAGCTGGGGGAAATGGTAATGCAGCAAGGCCGCCTTCATATTGA